In one window of Helianthus annuus cultivar XRQ/B chromosome 17, HanXRQr2.0-SUNRISE, whole genome shotgun sequence DNA:
- the LOC110921973 gene encoding uncharacterized G-patch domain protein DDB_G0278987: MAVPEAPLRFVGVPKNSAAFRLMKQMGWEEGEGLGKDKQGIKGYVRVTNKQDTLGVGLEKPNAWAFDTTQFDNILKKLKVQAAEIKNDKATGEDGDQKTNPAKDRSETVIKSTRPQGRYKRRERGKLVDTYSAKDLEEILVKKVDDSAEPEPELANCQSRDSDLVEASDNTEEVEDEKEISREWWGNKFGFVSGGLLGAQSKRKKSLTNQGCNKRTAFHEDDQENLYKLVQDKATSGKQGLGIKDRPRKVAGVHFQGKKTSFSDSESEESESEPEPEPEPEDNNGKSKFTSESEKRSESKLKLKKLCTKLLSQEPERSLKLKQLMALVDEHHSIFNNFSSKKHALAFFKNKLESSSKFIVEGKRVRLSSK, encoded by the exons ATGGCGGTTCCGGAAGCACCTCTACGCTTTGTGGGCGTTCCTAAGAACTCCGCCGCCTTTCGCCTCATGAAACAAATG GGGTGGGAAGAAGGGGAAGGTCTAGGCAAGGACAAACAAGGGATTAAAGGTTATGTTAGGGTTACCAACAAGCAAGATACTCTTG GTGTTGGTTTAGAGAAGCCAAACGCGTGGGCGTTTGATACTACACAGTTCGATAACATTCTTAAAAAATTGAAAGTG CAAGCAGCAGAAATTAAAAATGACAAAG CTACGGGAGAGGACGGTGACCAAAAAACAAATCCGGCCAAGGACCGCAGTGAAACGGTTATCAAGTCTACACGTCCTCAAGGAAG ATACAAGAGAAGGGAGAGAGGAAAACTTGTCGACACATATTCTGCTAAGGATCTTGAAGAAATTCTT GTCAAAAAGGTAGATGATAGTGctgagcccgagcccgagcttgctAATTGTCAGTCTCGAGACTCAGATTTGGTAGAAGCATCTGATAATACTGAAGAAG TCGAAGATGAAAAAGAAATTTCCCGGGAGTGGTGGGGTAACAAATTTGGATTTGTATCGGGTGGGTTACTTGGAGCTCAATCCAAGAGAAAGAAGTCTCTTACAAATCAAGGCTGTAACAAGAGGACTGCATTTCATGAGGATGATCAAGAAAATCTTTACAAACTTGTACAA GATAAAGCAACTTCTGGAAAACAGGGACTTGGTATAAAGGATCGTCCAAGAAAAGTAGCCGGGGTGCACTTTCAAGGTAAGAAAACGTCATTCAGCGATAGTGAGAGCGAAGAGTCTGAATCTGAACCGGAACCGGAACCTGAACCCGAAGATAATAATGGAAAATCGAAGTTTACATCAGAATCAGAAAAACGTAGTGAATCTAAGCTGAAGCTAAAGAAGCTGTGCACAAAGCTTCTTTCGCAA GAACCTGAGAGGTCATTGAAGCTTAAACAACTTATGGCTCTTGTTGATGAACATCATTCAATCTTTAACAACTTCTCTTCGAAAAAGCACGCTCTTGCATTTTTTAAAAACAAG CTTGAAAGCAGTTCAAAGTTTATCGTCGAAGGAAAGAGAGTTCGTCTCTCGTCAAAATGA